From a region of the Cygnus atratus isolate AKBS03 ecotype Queensland, Australia chromosome 3, CAtr_DNAZoo_HiC_assembly, whole genome shotgun sequence genome:
- the TNFRSF21 gene encoding tumor necrosis factor receptor superfamily member 21 isoform X5: MGAAAPRPAAACSVLAGLLSLLVFLGSAGAQPQLTSEQNAISLSAGKYRHLDRATNQELICDKCPAGTYVSKHCTKSTLRECSPCPDGTFTKHENGIERCHPCRKPCELPMIERTHCTALTDRECTCLSGTFQTNDTCVPYTVCPVGWGVRKKGTETEDVRCKPCPRGTFSDVPSSVMKCKTYTDCFGKNMVVVKPGTKESDNVCGSPASLPSTSLASSDAEAGGETYEAPPTAHLPKGLNSSVPDLAPSPSPPVADGATGLTSDYNQTSANETGGARGSLVGTGTAGQAQSYRHKHTSQALEKQPALEMAGGEKSSMPYRPPRRGPQNVHQHFDINEHLPWMIVLFLLLVLVVIVVCSVRKSSRTLKKGPRQDPSAIVEKAIMKKSTTPTQNREKWIYYCNGHGIDILKLVAAQVGSQWKDIYQFLCNASEREVAAFSNGYAADHERAYAALQHWTIRGPEASLAQLISALRQHRRNDVVEKIRGLMEDTTPVQMQPQWQMQDCSNGDGKPEQGHGCCGFA; the protein is encoded by the exons ATGggggcggccgccccccgccccgccgcggcgtGCTCAGTGCTCGCCGGTTTGCTCTCG TTGCTCGTGTTCCTCGGCAGCGCCGGCGCTCAGCCCCAGCTGACCTCCGAACAGAATGCCATCAGCCTCTCCGCCGGCAAGTACCGCCACCTCGACCGTGCCACCAACCAGGAGCTGATCTGCGACAAGTGTCCCGCGGGAACCTACGTGTCCAAGCACTGCACGAAGAGCACCTTAAGGGAGTGCAGCCCGTGTCCGGACGGGACTTTTACGAAGCACGAGAACGGCATAGAGCGATGCCACCCTTGCAGAAAACCCTGCGAACTGCCAATGATTGAGAGAACCCATTGTACTGCCTTGACCGACCGCGAGTGCACTTGCCTGTCGGGTACGTTTCAGACGAACGATACCTGCGTCCCTTACACGGTGTGCCCGGTCGGCTGGGGCGTCCGCAAGAAAGGAACCGAGACGGAAGACGTGAGGTGCAAGCCGTGCCCTCGTGGTACTTTTTCTGATGTGCCTTCTAGCGTGATGAAGTGCAAAACCTACACGGACTGCTTCGGGAAGAACATGGTGGTGGTCAAGCCAGGGACGAAGGAAAGTGACAACGTCTGCGGTTCTCCGGCGTCTCTGCCGAGCACGTCTTTGGCTTCGTCGGACGCAGAAGCAGGTGGAGAGACCTACGAGGCTCCACCGACCGCTCATCTTCCCAAAG gtCTGAACTCTTCAGTTCCTGACCTggctccctctccttccccacccgTGGCTGACGGCGCGACGGGGCTGACGAGCGACTACAACCAGACCTCGGCCAACGAGACCGGGGGTGCCCGAGGGAGCCTGGTGGGCACCGGCACCGCTGGCCAGGCGCAGAGCTACCGGCACAAGCACACCAGCCAAGCTCTGGAGAAGCAGCCGGCCTTGGAGATGGCAGGGGGCGAGAAGTCCAGCATGCCCTACAGGCCGCCCCGGAGAGGGCCGCAGAACGTCCACCAGCACTTCGATATCAACGAACACTTGCCCTGGATGATCgtcctcttcctgctgctggtccTGGTGGTTATCGTGGTCTGCAGCGTCAGGAAGAGCTCACGGACTCTGAAGAAGGGGCCGAGGCAAGATCCCAGTGCCATTGTGGAGAAAGCTATTATGAAGAAGTCCACGACCCCCACACAGAACAGGGAGAAGTGGATCTATTACTGCAATGGGCACG GCATTGACATCCTGAAGCTGGTGGCAGCCCAGGTGGGGAGCCAGTGGAAGGACATCTACCAGTTCCTGTGCAACGCCAGCGAGCGCGAGGTGGCCGCCTTCTCCAACGGCTACGCGGCTGACCATGAGCGCGCCTACGCCGCCTTGCAGCACTGGACCATTCGCGGGCCCGAGGCCAGCCTGGCCCAGCTCATCAGCGCCCTCCGCCAGCACCGCCGCAACGACGTGGTGGAGAAGATCAGAGGCCTGATGGAGGACACCACGCCG